The Dyadobacter subterraneus genome window below encodes:
- a CDS encoding NADH-quinone oxidoreductase subunit A produces the protein MNNNYLPSDYLPIIVQFLLAAGFIGGTMIVTHLIGPSRKSKLKDDPFECGIESVGDARTPISVKYFLVAILFVLFDVEVIFMYPWAVNFKQLGMFGFVEMLLFMVLLLSGFYYIIRKGVLNWED, from the coding sequence ATGAATAATAACTATCTTCCTTCGGACTATTTACCCATTATTGTTCAGTTTCTTCTGGCAGCCGGTTTCATTGGCGGTACGATGATTGTGACACACTTAATTGGTCCAAGTCGTAAAAGCAAATTGAAAGATGATCCTTTCGAATGCGGAATTGAATCGGTTGGTGATGCACGGACTCCTATTTCGGTAAAGTACTTTTTAGTGGCTATTCTTTTTGTGCTTTTTGACGTGGAAGTAATTTTTATGTATCCTTGGGCTGTCAATTTTAAACAATTGGGAATGTTTGGGTTCGTAGAAATGTTGTTATTCATGGTATTACTTCTTTCCGGATTTTATTACATTATCCGTAAAGGTGTTTTGAATTGGGAAGATTAG
- a CDS encoding sialate O-acetylesterase → MLDKFFTSYFLRAWLFLTLIPLGLSAQIKITSPVERAVYQREINGQATVSVTGNYTAPVDKIEIHAVPVLAGQGVETAWAVLQNNPTGGVFSGMIRLLGGWYTLEVRGSKGGKLVGVSSVVSRMGVGEVFIISGQSNAQGIDYTSPPATDDRVNYIDQDNSVNALTNPPYPIFKKVDSNIVTMGPRGKGAWCWGILGDLLTKKLNVPVLFINTAWEGTAIRNWQESSQGLKTQNSFGFIYPEQMPYGNLRISMQNYGKEFGVRAILWMQGETDTYPLATTYDDYRTRLQALIDKLGADIGGNITWVIARTSRISNDQGASITSPAVIGAQNAVINRIFSSAYPGPETDPLFPQRADGTHFAGTNGVTILGNAWNDVLSLNFFATVSPLALAPVPVLTSACAPNNTSLILSLPEGYSSYSWLPGGSTGRTLTVTSPGEYSALVKDASGNIVHSQKLVIESSIKPITPTIVQSGSQQACADSAFTFSVNGNDAYSWYKQGNSTVLSTGSTYAVSEAGTFIVNSQNVFGCKSDNSAAASLIIRPAIPKPTITKSGPFTIMASVSQAGLNEQYDWKRGEKILLSHSNIIKTDTSGKYAARAKVTYTLGSNSLTCYSAFSDSEEIVTNDKNDVVIFPNPGLVDELYIESRDNMKNAEITVYDISGRIVISQKQDLTSRVRIQVKNLSTGKYVIRVKNEDVDLTKQIMIK, encoded by the coding sequence ATGCTTGATAAATTTTTTACCTCTTATTTTCTTCGGGCCTGGCTGTTTCTTACTTTAATTCCGTTAGGGTTAAGTGCCCAAATTAAAATTACTTCACCAGTAGAAAGAGCCGTTTATCAGCGTGAAATAAACGGGCAGGCTACTGTTTCGGTAACAGGAAATTATACAGCTCCGGTTGATAAAATTGAAATACACGCTGTGCCTGTTTTGGCCGGACAAGGTGTTGAAACAGCCTGGGCAGTTTTACAGAATAATCCTACCGGAGGAGTTTTCAGTGGGATGATCCGCCTTTTGGGAGGATGGTACACGTTAGAAGTAAGAGGTTCTAAAGGCGGCAAACTGGTTGGCGTTTCATCCGTAGTTTCCCGAATGGGCGTTGGTGAAGTTTTTATTATTTCAGGCCAGTCAAATGCGCAGGGAATCGATTACACCAGTCCGCCTGCAACGGACGACAGGGTAAATTATATTGATCAGGACAACTCGGTAAATGCACTTACCAATCCACCTTATCCGATTTTCAAGAAAGTTGATTCCAATATCGTCACCATGGGTCCAAGAGGAAAAGGAGCCTGGTGCTGGGGTATTCTTGGTGATTTACTTACCAAAAAACTTAATGTTCCTGTTTTGTTTATCAACACGGCCTGGGAGGGAACAGCAATTAGAAACTGGCAGGAAAGCAGCCAGGGCTTGAAAACACAAAATTCTTTTGGGTTTATTTACCCTGAGCAAATGCCATACGGCAACCTCAGAATTTCCATGCAAAATTATGGTAAAGAATTTGGTGTACGTGCCATTCTATGGATGCAGGGAGAAACAGATACTTATCCGCTGGCAACAACCTACGATGATTACAGAACGCGTTTACAGGCATTAATAGACAAACTTGGTGCGGATATTGGCGGCAATATAACCTGGGTTATTGCACGTACTTCAAGAATATCAAATGATCAGGGAGCATCAATTACCAGTCCGGCGGTGATAGGTGCACAAAATGCTGTGATTAACCGTATTTTCAGCTCTGCATATCCTGGCCCGGAAACAGATCCATTATTTCCTCAAAGAGCTGATGGAACTCACTTTGCAGGAACCAACGGTGTTACAATTCTGGGAAATGCATGGAATGACGTACTTTCACTTAATTTCTTTGCTACTGTAAGTCCGCTTGCGCTTGCACCCGTTCCAGTTTTGACAAGCGCTTGTGCGCCAAATAACACTTCACTTATATTGAGTTTGCCGGAAGGGTATTCTTCTTATTCCTGGTTACCGGGAGGCTCGACCGGACGAACTTTGACAGTAACAAGTCCTGGGGAATACAGCGCGTTGGTTAAAGATGCGTCAGGAAATATAGTTCATAGCCAAAAACTGGTTATTGAATCATCCATTAAACCTATAACACCGACCATTGTACAATCGGGGTCGCAACAAGCTTGTGCGGATTCAGCATTTACTTTTTCAGTCAATGGAAATGATGCTTACAGCTGGTATAAGCAAGGAAATAGTACCGTACTTTCAACAGGTTCGACGTATGCGGTATCTGAGGCTGGAACTTTTATCGTGAATAGCCAAAACGTTTTTGGCTGTAAATCTGACAATTCAGCGGCGGCATCATTGATTATTCGCCCGGCAATTCCGAAGCCAACCATTACAAAATCAGGGCCTTTCACAATTATGGCTTCTGTTTCGCAAGCTGGCCTTAATGAGCAATATGATTGGAAAAGAGGTGAGAAAATTTTACTGAGCCATTCCAATATCATTAAAACTGATACCTCTGGTAAATATGCAGCACGGGCAAAAGTCACATACACATTGGGCAGTAATTCATTGACTTGCTACTCTGCATTTTCTGACTCTGAAGAAATTGTAACCAATGATAAAAATGATGTCGTTATTTTCCCGAATCCGGGATTGGTTGATGAACTTTATATTGAATCACGCGACAATATGAAAAATGCGGAAATCACTGTTTATGACATTTCAGGCAGGATTGTGATTTCGCAAAAACAGGATTTAACAAGCCGTGTAAGAATTCAGGTTAAAAATCTTTCCACCGGTAAATATGTCATTCGTGTAAAAAACGAAGATGTTGATCTGACTAAGCAAATTATGATTAAATAA
- a CDS encoding T9SS type A sorting domain-containing protein, translating into MKHFLQFFSCLGIIVCLTSFKAEAQISIEYPSSRAIFQRDKFNSATIYIAGSYTQIIDRVEARLVAINGGSSTNWTPIQSNLQGGVFSGSINATGGWYQLEIRGWNGNQVVTAPPLDRVGVGEVFMISGQSNAGQINPEDSKGATGSGASDDRVNCVNLNNANNPNTDLSYPQFSHLNSDTYIAPRGNFAWSWGKLGDLLASRLGVPILFYNSAWTGSAVKNWRESINGTAYNIYNGAPYPISGVPYGNLRSVMQTYVPITGIRAILWLQGEAEAFAGTSASSYAADLKTVIETSRNESGKNLAWMVSQTSYSNTTGVYSNAVNGQKQVISTVPNVFPGPNTDVIQIPRDGGPDGVHFTGSGLDQLANAWNTQLNDAFFASSTPFTGVSPLMISASCVGNGNMNLAVNTSGYSSLRWSNGQSAGNIQVGNGTYRAQARDANSNIIFSPEVRLNGTIQPAQPIVTLEGSNPVCKGNTAVLIANTSSNIQWNTGQTADRINITTAGEYSVTTRNAYGCQATSAKVAVNVLTSPLPDKPSISASSALTFCDGGSVNLKSSSTVKSIWSNGSNDATISVRSSGEYRVKAQDSFGCMSPDSDPVTVKVNALPAKPVISLNRSPLLCEGENITMTSSYDNGNTWNTNSTSKSITVNVSGTFSLKQKDSNGCESTSDVVTTKVNPLPATPTIASLRPTTFCDRDYTTLRGSESFAYQWSNGATNREVEIRNSGSYTLSAKDDNGCLSPPSPAIRVVVNPLPPKPAITASGPTTFCADASISLSANDAAKYVWSTGATSKVITTNTSGDYSVKTINEFSCYSDPSDAVRVQVLALPPAPLIQALGPTSFCDGDAVTLRASNGTSFFWNNGTTNSSLTVSKSGSYSARVKDSQGCFSPYSSSVLVDVKPLPSKPEIRQIGTYTLLAENNINDGNHVWQFNGTNLPENGATLKAIETGQYVVNNTVIYSPVLTCFSAFSDPFLFTMDPSGEEVSVYPNPSDNGSFTIETIANLKNATVQIYDLNGRLLRTYPAQNFDERRFINLSPMANGTYILSIQSDDYKKAKKIMINR; encoded by the coding sequence ATGAAACACTTTTTACAGTTTTTTTCTTGTCTGGGGATTATTGTTTGTTTAACTTCTTTCAAAGCAGAAGCACAAATCTCGATCGAGTATCCTTCTAGCAGGGCTATATTTCAACGTGACAAATTTAACTCTGCAACGATTTATATTGCAGGAAGTTATACACAAATTATCGACCGCGTTGAAGCCAGACTGGTTGCCATCAATGGTGGTTCTTCAACAAATTGGACACCGATACAATCGAACCTTCAGGGTGGGGTGTTTTCCGGAAGTATTAATGCAACGGGAGGCTGGTACCAGCTGGAAATCCGTGGTTGGAACGGGAATCAGGTTGTTACTGCTCCCCCACTTGACAGGGTTGGCGTGGGAGAGGTTTTTATGATTAGCGGTCAGTCAAATGCCGGACAGATAAATCCTGAAGATTCAAAAGGAGCAACAGGCTCCGGGGCCAGCGACGACCGGGTGAACTGTGTTAATTTAAATAATGCCAATAATCCAAATACGGATTTATCATATCCACAGTTTTCTCACTTAAACTCGGATACCTACATTGCCCCAAGAGGCAATTTTGCATGGTCATGGGGAAAACTGGGCGATTTGCTTGCAAGTCGTCTTGGCGTACCGATTTTGTTTTACAATAGTGCCTGGACCGGTTCTGCCGTGAAAAACTGGCGCGAAAGTATAAATGGTACTGCCTATAATATTTATAATGGTGCACCTTATCCAATTAGTGGAGTTCCTTATGGAAACCTTCGTTCTGTCATGCAGACTTATGTTCCGATTACGGGTATCCGTGCCATTTTATGGTTGCAGGGAGAAGCAGAAGCTTTTGCAGGTACATCCGCAAGTTCTTATGCAGCTGATTTGAAAACGGTAATCGAAACGAGCCGGAATGAATCAGGGAAAAACCTGGCATGGATGGTCAGCCAGACATCTTACAGTAATACAACCGGCGTTTATTCCAATGCTGTAAATGGTCAAAAACAAGTTATATCCACTGTCCCGAATGTTTTCCCGGGCCCAAATACAGATGTAATACAAATTCCAAGAGATGGAGGACCTGACGGAGTCCATTTTACAGGAAGCGGCCTCGATCAACTCGCAAATGCCTGGAATACCCAGCTTAATGATGCTTTTTTTGCAAGTTCAACGCCATTTACAGGCGTTAGCCCTTTAATGATTTCTGCATCCTGTGTTGGCAATGGCAATATGAATCTCGCTGTAAATACTAGTGGGTATTCGTCCCTTCGTTGGAGCAATGGACAGTCTGCCGGAAATATCCAGGTTGGAAACGGTACTTACAGAGCACAGGCGCGTGACGCAAACAGTAACATTATTTTTTCACCGGAAGTAAGACTTAACGGAACAATTCAACCTGCCCAGCCAATCGTTACATTGGAAGGAAGTAATCCTGTTTGTAAAGGAAATACGGCAGTGCTTATTGCCAATACTTCTTCCAATATTCAATGGAACACCGGACAAACCGCTGACCGGATCAATATTACAACAGCCGGTGAATATTCTGTTACAACAAGAAATGCCTATGGTTGCCAGGCCACTTCTGCGAAAGTAGCGGTTAACGTTTTAACTTCGCCTCTTCCCGACAAGCCAAGTATTTCCGCCTCCAGTGCACTTACGTTTTGTGACGGAGGTTCAGTCAATCTTAAATCAAGCTCTACGGTTAAAAGTATATGGTCAAATGGATCGAATGATGCAACGATTTCAGTAAGGTCTTCGGGAGAATACAGGGTAAAAGCTCAGGATAGTTTCGGCTGCATGTCGCCCGATTCTGATCCTGTTACGGTGAAAGTAAATGCTTTGCCAGCCAAGCCTGTTATTTCATTAAATCGGTCTCCGCTGCTTTGCGAAGGGGAAAATATAACGATGACATCCAGCTATGACAACGGAAATACCTGGAATACAAATTCGACATCAAAATCTATAACCGTCAACGTTTCCGGAACTTTCAGCCTGAAACAAAAGGATTCCAACGGTTGTGAATCTACTTCTGACGTTGTTACAACGAAAGTAAATCCACTGCCGGCAACTCCGACAATTGCTTCATTACGTCCCACAACTTTTTGTGACCGTGATTACACCACGCTTCGGGGCAGCGAATCTTTTGCATACCAGTGGAGCAACGGTGCAACAAACCGCGAGGTGGAAATTCGGAATTCAGGAAGTTATACGCTTTCTGCAAAGGATGACAACGGATGTTTGTCACCTCCAAGCCCTGCGATCAGAGTGGTTGTAAATCCACTTCCGCCAAAACCTGCTATTACAGCAAGCGGGCCAACAACATTCTGTGCAGATGCAAGTATAAGCCTTAGCGCCAATGACGCAGCAAAATATGTATGGAGTACAGGAGCGACTTCAAAGGTAATAACAACCAATACGTCCGGGGATTATTCTGTTAAAACGATTAATGAATTCAGTTGTTATTCTGATCCATCCGATGCTGTAAGAGTTCAGGTTTTGGCTTTACCGCCAGCTCCGTTGATTCAGGCATTGGGTCCGACTTCATTTTGTGACGGTGATGCGGTAACACTCAGAGCTTCAAACGGGACCTCGTTTTTCTGGAATAACGGAACGACAAACAGTTCTTTGACCGTTAGCAAATCCGGAAGTTATTCTGCCCGGGTAAAAGACAGCCAAGGCTGTTTTTCACCTTATTCTTCGTCCGTATTGGTGGATGTAAAACCTTTACCTTCCAAACCTGAAATCCGGCAAATTGGAACTTACACCTTGCTGGCAGAAAATAATATTAATGACGGAAATCACGTATGGCAGTTTAACGGCACCAATCTTCCGGAAAACGGCGCAACTTTGAAAGCTATTGAAACGGGACAGTATGTTGTAAATAACACCGTCATTTACAGTCCTGTATTGACATGTTTCTCTGCCTTTTCTGATCCTTTCCTGTTTACCATGGATCCTTCCGGAGAAGAAGTCAGTGTATATCCTAATCCAAGTGATAACGGATCATTTACGATTGAAACCATTGCCAATCTTAAAAATGCAACCGTTCAGATATATGATCTCAATGGCAGGCTTTTACGGACTTATCCGGCCCAAAACTTCGATGAGCGAAGATTTATAAATCTGTCACCGATGGCAAACGGGACTTATATATTGTCAATACAGTCGGATGACTATAAAAAAGCGAAAAAAATAATGATTAATCGGTAA
- the obgE gene encoding GTPase ObgE codes for MASSNFIDYVKINVRSGAGGAGALHFRREKHVEKGGPDGGDGGRGGHVILKGTTQVWTLLHLKYTKHIRAFDGKGGEGGRRKGADGKDIYLEVPLGTIARDVETGEQLVEITEDGQEVILMKGGRGGLGNDHFKSATNQTPQHAQTGDPSVESWIILELKVLADVGLVGFPNAGKSTLLSVVSAARPEIADYPFTTLVPNLGVVDYRNYRSFVMADIPGIIEGASQGKGLGLRFLRHIERNSILLFMVAADSEDIEAEYNTLVNELQLYNPSLLDKERLLAVSKVDMLLEEEREALAAKLPKGISTTFISSLTGEGIDQLKDQIWGLLNDSAAVK; via the coding sequence ATGGCATCTTCAAACTTTATAGATTACGTAAAAATTAATGTTCGCTCGGGCGCAGGTGGTGCGGGAGCGCTGCATTTTCGTCGTGAAAAGCATGTCGAAAAGGGGGGGCCGGATGGTGGAGACGGAGGCCGCGGCGGACACGTTATTTTAAAAGGTACAACACAAGTCTGGACACTTTTACATTTAAAATATACAAAACACATCCGTGCATTTGACGGAAAAGGCGGTGAAGGCGGAAGAAGAAAAGGGGCTGACGGAAAAGACATTTACCTGGAAGTTCCGCTTGGAACCATCGCAAGGGACGTGGAAACGGGTGAGCAGCTTGTTGAAATTACCGAGGACGGACAGGAAGTTATTTTGATGAAAGGCGGCCGTGGCGGATTAGGAAATGATCATTTTAAATCAGCAACAAACCAGACACCACAACATGCTCAAACGGGAGATCCATCTGTTGAATCATGGATTATTCTTGAACTGAAAGTATTAGCGGATGTTGGCCTGGTTGGTTTTCCGAATGCCGGAAAATCTACATTGCTTTCTGTTGTATCTGCCGCACGCCCTGAAATTGCTGATTATCCGTTCACTACATTGGTTCCAAATTTAGGCGTGGTTGACTACCGCAATTACCGGTCGTTTGTAATGGCCGATATTCCGGGAATTATTGAAGGCGCCTCACAGGGAAAAGGACTTGGTTTACGTTTCCTTCGGCATATTGAAAGGAATTCAATCCTTCTTTTTATGGTCGCAGCCGATAGTGAAGATATTGAAGCAGAATACAATACATTGGTTAATGAACTTCAATTATACAATCCGTCTCTTCTGGATAAAGAACGTTTACTAGCCGTTTCAAAAGTTGATATGCTATTGGAAGAAGAGCGCGAAGCACTTGCTGCAAAATTGCCAAAAGGGATTTCAACTACTTTTATTTCTTCATTGACAGGAGAAGGGATTGATCAATTAAAAGATCAAATCTGGGGATTATTGAATGATTCTGCAGCCGTTAAATAA
- a CDS encoding adenylate kinase — MLNLILFGPPGAGKGTQSEKIIAQYKLIHLSTGDLLRSEIQGGTELGLRAKTLMDQGLLVPDEVVIGMIDNKLKEHKECPGFIFDGFPRTVAQAEALDALLESYGESISVMVALVVDDNELLTRLLNRGKTSGRPDDQNEELISKRIHEYNSKTKPVADYYQAQGKYIAINGIGEIETIFEGITEAIEQA, encoded by the coding sequence ATGCTGAATCTTATACTATTTGGTCCTCCGGGTGCTGGAAAAGGCACTCAAAGTGAGAAAATTATAGCACAATACAAGCTCATACATCTATCTACCGGAGACTTGCTTCGTTCTGAAATTCAGGGCGGTACCGAACTAGGACTTCGTGCAAAAACCTTAATGGACCAGGGATTACTGGTTCCCGACGAAGTTGTGATCGGGATGATTGACAATAAATTGAAAGAGCACAAAGAGTGCCCAGGATTTATTTTTGACGGCTTTCCACGTACCGTAGCACAGGCAGAAGCGTTGGATGCTTTGCTTGAAAGTTATGGCGAAAGTATTTCTGTTATGGTTGCGCTTGTGGTTGATGACAATGAACTTCTTACACGTTTGCTAAACAGAGGAAAAACTTCCGGCCGTCCTGACGACCAGAACGAAGAGCTGATCAGCAAGCGGATTCACGAATATAACAGCAAGACAAAACCGGTGGCTGACTATTACCAGGCGCAGGGAAAATATATTGCCATTAACGGTATTGGAGAAATCGAAACGATTTTTGAAGGCATTACTGAAGCAATTGAACAGGCATAA
- a CDS encoding T9SS type A sorting domain-containing protein: MRQKFLLHAALSLFVITGLSSFEKTFAQSEKDDQKKTSIRIKVTEDKDGKSRTIEKNYELPQMPGDEREDFVDKAIDSMKLDPNGKKQVTITVDDGRGNKLVQRRGKMQKKSDGDHEDFAFNFRNDDFKDFNYNFDDLRNQTRNLERQIRPKAKIMMRDMEDFGNRIGDHVGSFWNNESAKASTVRELNVYPNNPDNGVMNLRFYVPQKGDVLVTISDTKGKEVGKKEIKDFSGEFVGQIDIKKNTKGTLFVTVTQNEDGAVKRVVLP, translated from the coding sequence ATGAGACAAAAATTCCTATTACACGCCGCTTTGTCTTTATTCGTCATAACTGGTCTTTCTTCTTTTGAAAAGACGTTCGCCCAATCCGAAAAAGATGATCAGAAAAAAACTTCCATCCGTATTAAAGTAACGGAAGATAAGGACGGAAAATCAAGAACGATTGAAAAAAATTACGAGCTTCCGCAGATGCCGGGAGATGAAAGGGAAGATTTCGTTGACAAAGCCATTGATTCAATGAAGCTTGATCCTAATGGTAAAAAACAGGTTACCATAACTGTTGACGATGGCAGAGGAAATAAACTCGTTCAGCGTCGTGGGAAAATGCAGAAAAAGTCAGATGGTGACCATGAAGATTTCGCATTTAATTTCCGAAATGATGATTTCAAAGATTTCAACTACAATTTCGATGATCTGCGAAATCAGACGCGAAATCTTGAAAGACAAATCCGTCCGAAGGCAAAAATCATGATGCGCGACATGGAAGATTTCGGAAATCGCATTGGTGATCATGTGGGCAGTTTTTGGAATAATGAATCAGCAAAAGCATCGACTGTCCGTGAATTAAATGTTTACCCAAACAATCCTGATAATGGCGTGATGAATCTTCGTTTTTATGTTCCGCAAAAAGGCGATGTACTTGTAACAATCTCAGATACAAAGGGAAAAGAAGTTGGAAAGAAAGAAATTAAAGATTTCAGCGGCGAATTTGTTGGCCAGATAGATATTAAGAAAAACACAAAAGGAACACTTTTCGTGACCGTTACACAGAATGAAGACGGAGCCGTGAAGCGTGTGGTTCTTCCATGA
- a CDS encoding sensor histidine kinase, with product MTKRKIQIIIGLMCLALIGLIGFQWYWIREAIAIRNEQFNQKVAESVQEVVHRLEKQEMMYLLQQRIETEQQKDKLNRITQLREMPVKKSGSKQNKKPVSAVLPQPNVQVFIGPNGDEIHYQFFTEAAPSDVLSPNFRVTLDHQQQIIEEFFQAQRFGAEGMDEFMRRRLEEEKKLGSAFQEAFPGQKTDGKSQNANGESEANSQILYRKSKLSPEKSPQLAGTKPLINGKSRDLDRADLLREVMKDLMYTKRPIQERVNRFLLDTLLRKELVENGITLSYEFAVQGNTNNGLVFSTASLKTSEWQQRSYKASLFPNETLQGNNLLYVFFPDQQKYILSNMGVMFGGSGILIVVIMACFYMAVSTILHQKKLSDIKNDFINNMTHEFKTPISTIALAADMAQENSRSAGTETSPRMTRYLGIIREENKRLGTHVEKVLQMALLDKGHVKLKRSEANIHDLIEKVLNSQSVQIEQKEGEIDLEFEAVNEIISCDELHISNVLNNLIDNAIKYSPEKLHLKVRTENENNGISIAITDHGLGMSKEQIQRIFDTFYRVPTGNVHDVKGFGLGLSYVKKMVEAHEGTVNVHSRPGHGSTFIIWLPIAPAEA from the coding sequence ATGACGAAGCGGAAAATCCAGATTATAATCGGTTTAATGTGCCTGGCGCTTATCGGCCTCATCGGTTTTCAGTGGTACTGGATACGCGAGGCGATTGCGATCCGGAATGAGCAGTTCAACCAAAAAGTGGCCGAATCTGTACAGGAAGTGGTGCATCGACTTGAAAAACAGGAAATGATGTATTTGCTTCAGCAGCGTATTGAAACGGAACAACAGAAAGATAAACTGAACCGTATCACGCAGCTGAGAGAAATGCCGGTTAAAAAATCGGGTTCAAAACAGAATAAAAAACCGGTTTCTGCGGTTTTGCCTCAGCCTAATGTCCAGGTATTTATCGGTCCGAATGGTGACGAAATCCATTATCAGTTTTTTACAGAAGCCGCTCCTTCTGATGTATTAAGTCCAAATTTCCGTGTAACGCTGGATCATCAGCAGCAGATTATCGAAGAATTTTTTCAGGCGCAGCGATTCGGGGCAGAAGGTATGGATGAATTTATGCGCAGAAGACTGGAAGAGGAAAAGAAATTGGGAAGTGCTTTTCAGGAAGCTTTTCCGGGTCAGAAAACGGATGGAAAAAGTCAAAATGCGAATGGAGAAAGTGAAGCTAATTCTCAGATTTTATATAGGAAGTCTAAGCTTAGTCCTGAAAAATCACCACAACTCGCCGGAACAAAACCACTCATTAATGGAAAATCCCGTGATCTTGACAGAGCAGATTTGCTTCGCGAAGTAATGAAGGATCTGATGTATACCAAAAGACCAATTCAGGAACGCGTAAACCGGTTTTTGCTGGATACTTTGTTGAGAAAGGAACTGGTCGAAAATGGAATTACGTTGTCATATGAATTTGCTGTTCAGGGAAATACAAACAACGGATTGGTATTTTCAACGGCCAGCCTGAAAACTTCGGAATGGCAGCAAAGATCTTATAAAGCATCACTTTTCCCGAACGAAACCTTGCAGGGCAATAATCTGCTTTACGTCTTTTTTCCGGATCAGCAAAAATATATTCTGAGTAATATGGGCGTCATGTTTGGCGGCTCAGGAATTCTGATTGTCGTAATAATGGCTTGTTTTTATATGGCCGTTTCAACGATTCTTCATCAGAAAAAACTTTCGGATATCAAGAATGATTTCATCAATAATATGACCCACGAATTTAAAACGCCAATTTCGACGATTGCGTTGGCTGCGGATATGGCGCAGGAAAATTCAAGGTCGGCGGGCACTGAGACTTCTCCAAGAATGACGCGTTATCTCGGCATTATCCGGGAAGAAAATAAACGGCTGGGAACGCATGTGGAGAAGGTTTTACAGATGGCACTTTTGGATAAAGGTCATGTGAAACTGAAAAGAAGTGAGGCAAATATTCATGATCTGATAGAAAAAGTACTGAACAGTCAAAGTGTTCAGATTGAGCAGAAAGAAGGAGAAATTGATCTGGAATTTGAAGCAGTCAATGAAATTATTTCCTGCGACGAACTGCATATTTCCAACGTGCTGAACAATCTGATTGATAATGCAATTAAATACTCTCCTGAAAAACTGCATCTGAAAGTCAGAACGGAAAATGAAAATAATGGAATTTCAATCGCTATAACAGATCATGGTTTAGGAATGAGTAAAGAGCAGATCCAACGCATTTTTGATACATTTTATCGCGTTCCAACCGGAAATGTTCATGATGTCAAAGGTTTCGGTCTGGGACTGAGTTACGTGAAGAAAATGGTGGAAGCGCATGAAGGAACTGTTAATGTGCATAGCAGGCCGGGCCACGGAAGTACGTTTATTATCTGGCTGCCGATTGCTCCTGCCGAAGCATAA